A single Fusarium oxysporum Fo47 chromosome IV, complete sequence DNA region contains:
- a CDS encoding Septin-domain-containing protein, protein MSSMGKMIRRKKNVKKGIQFCLMVCGASGTGRTTFVNTLCGKSVLDHKESDDAGSAHVEDGVKIKPITVELELDEEGTRISLTIVDTPGFGDQIDNEASFSEIVGYLERQYDDILAEESRIKRNPRFRDNRVHAMLYFITPTGHGLRELDIELMKRLAPRVNVIPVIGRADSLTPAELAESKKLVMEDIEHYRIPVYNFPYDIEEDDEDTVEENAELRGLMPFAIVGSEEVVEIGGRKVRARHYPWGVVEVDNPRHSDFLAIRSALLHSHLADLKEITHDFLYENYRTEKLSKSVEGASGNADSSMNPEDLASQSVRLKEEQLRREEEKLREIELKVQREINEKRQELLARESQLREIEARMQREAASQATGTPEPNGEEPLN, encoded by the exons ATGTCGTCCATGGGC AAGATGATCCGTCGAAAGAAGAATGTCAAGAAGGGTATTCAGTTCTGTCTGATGGTCTGCGGTGCTTCAGGCACTG GCCGTACCACATTTGTCAACACACTCTGCGGAAAGAGCGTTCTCGATCACAAGGAGTCCGACGATGCTGGCAGCGCCCAcgttgaggatggtgtcaagatcaagcccATCACTGTCG AGCTCGAGCTTGACGAGGAGGGTACTCGCATCTCCCTCACAATTGTCGATACCCCCGGCTTCGGTGACCAGATTGACAACGAGGCTAG CTTCTCAGAGATCGTCGGCTACCTCGAGAGACAATATGATGATATTCTTGCCGAGGAGTCTCGTATCAAGCGTAACCCCCGCTTCAGAGACAACCGAGTCCATGCTATGCTTTACTTTATCACTCCCACTGGTCATGG CCTCCGAGAACTCGACATCGAGCTCATGAAGCGCCTCGCTCCTCGTGTCAACGTTATCCCCGTTATTGGTCGCGCCGATTCGCTCACCCCCGCCGAGCTCGCCGAGTCCAAGAAGCTGGTTATGGAGGACATCGAGCACTACCGCATTCCCGTCTACAACTTCCCCTACGACATtgaggaggacgatgaggatACCGTTGAGGAGAACGCTGAGCTCCGTGGCCTTATGCCTTTCGCCATCGTTGGATCCgaggaggttgttgagattggTGGCCGCAAGGTTCGCGCTCGTCATTACCCCTGGGGtgttgtcgaggttgatAACCCTCGTCACTCCGACTTCCTTGCTATTCGATCTGCCCTGCTTCACAGCCACTTGGCTGATTTGAAGGAAATCACCCACGACTTCTTGTACGAGAACTACCGTACCGAGAAGCTGTCTAAGAGCGTTGAGGGTGCTTCCGGAAA TGCCGATAGCTCAATGAACCCTGAGGACCTTGCCTCTCAGTCAGTTCGCCTCAAGGAAGAGCAGCTCCGAcgagaggaggagaagctgcGCGAGATCGAACTCAAGGTGCAGCGCGAGATCAACGAAAAGCGACAAGAGCTATTGGCCCGCGAGTCCCAGCTCCGAGAGATCGAGGCCCGCATGCAACGAGAGGCTGCTTCTCAGGCCACTGGCACACCTGAGCCCAATGGCGAGGAGCCACTCAACTAG
- a CDS encoding inhibitor of apoptosis-promoting Bax1-domain-containing protein produces MASNTKYQPAPQSDPDDYTHAPPAYAEGSAARDETQGLFGAPRDSEDNLPDDFKFGGSVAEATVDIRNQFVRKVYTILTVQLLATAGVSSLTFFSTGYKDWIQSHPGVVWASLFGAMIFMGLTYWKRKSYPTNLLFLSLFTLAEAYTISVIVSFYKTSIVLNAVVLTAGIFVFLTLFACQTKYDFTSWMPYLFGALWGLVIFSFMAMFFPYSSTGELIYGGLAALIFSGYILVDTQLVLRHHHVEEEIAAAISLYLDIINLFLAILRILNSQSNN; encoded by the exons ATGGCTTCCAACACCAAGTACCAGCCAGCTCCTCAGAGCGACCCCGACGACTACACCCACGCGCCCCCCGCCTACGCTGAGGGTTCGGCTGCTCGCGATGAGACCCAAGGCCTCTTTGGTGCGCCCCGCGATAGCGAGGACAACCTCCCCGATGATTTCAAG TTCGGCGGCTCTGTGGCTGAGGCTACTGTTGATATCCGCAACCAGTTCGTTCGCAAGGTCTACACCATCCTCACTGTCCAGCTCCTCGCCACTGCTGGAGTGAGCAGCCTCACATTTTTCAGCACTGGTTACAAGGACTGGATCCAGAGCCACCCCGGCGTCGTTTGGGCTTCG CTCTTTGGTGCCATGATCTTCATGGGCTTGACCTACTGGAAGCGCAAGTCTTACCCGACTaacctcctcttcctctcgcTCTTCACCCTCGCCGAAGCTTACACCATCTCTGTTATCGTATCATTCTACAAGACATCCATCGTTCTCAACGCTGTCGTTCTTACTGCCGGAATCTTTGTCTTCCTCACTCTCTTCGCTTGTCAGACAAAGTACGACTTCACATCATGGATGCCTTACCTCTTCGGTGCCCTGTGGGGTCTCGTtatcttcagcttcatggCCATGTTCTTCCCTTACAGCTCTACCGGCGAGCTCATCTACGGCGGCCTTGCTGCTCTGATTTTCAGTGGCTACATCCTTGTCGACACCCAGCTTGTCCTTCGCCACCACCatgtcgaggaggagattgctgCTGCCATCAGCCTTtacctcgacatcatcaacctcttcctcgctATTCTGCGCATTCTCAACAGCCAGTCTAATAACTAA
- a CDS encoding uncharacterized protein (expressed protein) encodes MNQTSPPSGEKTFADPSTRPNLSDSRPDDLQSAELPNLQQEAQKPTVQNEEAASYRTTFFVNVDWSMGSTLATAKNIVGQMYVEGLEPLVRHHPYPIILIHGDFHTGQTTKPDGQPGWASFFLNKGFQVFIVDLPPSGRSNFLTTSHYIHREAGVSSSSIPARGVESSLTAPGVPREVGVPLQYAKAKFHDKWPGAGMRGDPIFAKYCASLETLHLNKVERQSLAQNALQALLRHVGKSILVGEGSGGAAAWLATDVEPDLVAGAIVLEPPGPPFGTACPKERNPYREYTPFIQYEEGTRIYGLTDIPLTYDPPAHPHGGYDHPEKSPLDITQLTSPDGKSECFVQSPKPRKLINIKKVPNAVVTAHASSHGMYDWATVVFMLQAGVKCDLIKLEEKNILGNGHLMFLETNSNEIAQVLMDWISENAIPASFQKLVSEPTPPPEFSEFVDTVERLSPQREASVESISSRKTQSLDSQSMDQEMSLVRLPETPQPLCELENRPHQPESSGEHSIGNSNKRAALSSGQTTISISNNADSPYPPSTLVDDPKRRRIVLATGMSTPSSASSAISSSQESSDQTQPTEVGQVPPQQIQTTTEEKPVYDISLLKPTLPGGVPSYLKLPLNKDNQPWMASPALSLPGQPQASGLFNGQANALYEHFPIAQQINALQRDYQRSFTPNKNHTTARFECQTGSMDKSIATTMYDQKSHPSGLAYPGSIPGSNFQSWSPIPQAQQQGSYPQRLGHSPALNGGGGLMPVPTSTPTGDQFTTATLTGPYNTLMPPSTQGSHFHSLFGTYPQITPPSPSPAPRPSSNPPAFNLSMGSPAPPAQQKTPASK; translated from the exons ATGAATCAAACTTCTCCTCCATCGGGTGAGAAGACCTTTGCGGACCCGTCAACCCGCCCAAACCTATCCGATTCTCGGCCTGACGATCTCCAAAGCGCCGAGTTACccaatcttcaacaagaagcacAAAAGCCGACGGTTCAGAATGAAGAAGCAGCCTCTTATCGAACAACATTTTTCGTGAATGTCGACTGGAGCATGGGCTCAACACTTGCGACTGCGAAGAACATCGTTGGCCAGATGTACGTTGAGGGTTTGGAACCTCTAGTGAGACACCATCCATACcctatcatcctcatccatgGAGACTTTCACACTGGTCAG ACAACCAAGCCAGATGGTCAGCCTGGATGGGCCTCGTTCTTCCTCAACAAAGGCTTCCAGGTCTTTATCGTTGATTTGCCCCCTTCTGGTCGCTCCAACTTTTTGACAACCTCGCACTACATCCACCGCGAAGCAGGCGTCAGCTCCAGTTCTATCCCGGCAAGGGGAGTCGAATCAAGCTTGACGGCGCCTGGTGTACCTCGAGAAGTCGGGGTGCCCCTCCAATATGCAAAGGCTAAGTTTCACGATAAATGGCCTGGC GCTGGAATGCGTGGGGATCCCATTTTTGCCAAGTACTGCGCTTCCTTGGAGACTCTTCATCTCAACAAAGTGGAACGCCAGTCTCTCGCTCAGAATGCCCTCCAAGCGCTCCTGCGCCATGTCGGCAAGTCTATCCTCGTAGGTGAAGGATCAGGTGGAGCTGCGGCTTGGTTAGCTACCGACGTTGAACCTGACCTCGTCGCTGGTGCCATTGTTCTCGAGCCACCAGGACCTCCTTTTGGCACGGCATGCCCCAAAGAACGAAATCCTTACCGCGAGTACACACCTTTCATTCAGTATGAGGAAGGGACCCGAATCTACGGATTGACGGACATTCCTCTTACCTACGATCCTCCAGCACATCCACATGGAGGATATGACCATCCTGAGAAGAGCCCGCTCGACATAACCCAACTTACTTCGCCTGATGGAAAGAGCGAGTGTTTCGTACAGTCTCCAAAGCCTcgcaagctcatcaacatcaagaaaGTGCCTAATGCGGTTGTCACAGCGCATGCCAGCTCGCATGGCATGTACGACTGGGCGACGGTGGTTTTCATGCTACAAGCTGGCGTCAAATGCGATCTGATCAAGCTTGAGGAAAAGAACATACTGGGCAACGGGCACTTGATGTTTCTCGAGACGAACAGCAATGAGATTGCTCAGGTTCTCATGGATTGGATCTCGGAGAACGCGATACCAGCGTCATTCCAAAAGCTGGTCTCAGAACCTACACCACCGCCAGAGTTCAGCGAGTTTGTGGACACTGTCGAAAGACTGAGTCCTCAGAGGGAGGCAAGTGTCGAATCTATCAGCTCGCGAAAGACACAATCACTGGACTCTCAGTCGATGGACCAGGAAATGAGCCTAGTTCGGCTTCCAGAAACACCGCAGCCCTTGTGCGAGCTAGAAAATAGACCTCACCAACCCGAGTCTTCGGGCGAACATTCGATTGGAAACTCCAACAAGAGAGCCGCTCTGTCATCTGGACAGACAACCATCAGTATTAGTAACAATGCCGATTCTCCTTATCCACCTTCAACGTTGGTTGATGATCCGAAACGACGACGAATCGTTCTCGCTACTGGGATGTCCACTCCgtcatcagcatcttctgcaatctcatcttctcagGAGAGCTCTGACCAGACACAACCCACGGAAGTTGGTCAAGTTCCACCACAGCAGATCCAGACCACGACGGAAGAGAAGCCTGTTTACGATATTTCTCTATTGAAGCCCACTCTCCCAGGGGGAGTGCCCTCTTATCTGAAACTCCCGCTCAATAAAGACAATCAACCTTGGATGGCAAGCCCTGCACTAAGCCTCCCCGGTCAACCTCAAGCTTCCGGGCTCTTCAACGGGCAAGCAAACGCTTTGTATGAGCATTTTCCAATTGCTCAGCAAATCAACGCATTGCAGAGAGACTATCAGCGTAGTTTCACACCCAACAAGAACCATACGACGGCCCGCTTTGAGTGTCAAACTGGATCCATGGACAAGTCTATTGCAACGACGATGTATGATCAGAAAAGTCATCCCTCTGGCTTGGCTTACCCAGGTTCAATCCCAGGATCGAACTTTCAGTCGTGGTCGCCCATTCCGCAAGCACAGCAACAGGGTTCTTATCCCCAACGACTGGGCCATTCGCCTGCACTGAATGGCGGAGGTGGACTCATGCCGGTCCCGACTTCGACGCCGACCGGAGATCAGTTTACAACGGCAACTCTTACTGGGCCCTATAACACTTTGATGCCACCTTCGACCCAGGGCAGTCACTTCCACAGCCTTTTTGGTACTTATCCGCAGATAACGCCCCCGAGTCCATCTCCGGCTCCCAGGCCATCATCGAACCCTCCTGCGTTCAACTTGAGCATGGGATCGCCTGCTCCTCCTGCGCAGCAGAAAACACCAGCCTCCAAGTGA
- a CDS encoding Translin, with translation MSGGVKRDRDGNARVKNAGPLKQAGPRGRFHDMFEGFRDELDEHHDRRERIVKASRDVTAQSKKIIFTLQRVKHLNKDFPPHIQQDMDTRLEEISKLLKGIAPDVQNVNRYRYTFSLRCLEEFVEALSFAHYLRHQTLITPTQAQAAMPSDIALTPNDYMFGIFDLFGEMMRFATVTTAQNGELAGDGGRNIMSDIQELGCEFEILPDVPTKDWRGKMAVMRQSVKKVERLGYGLVVRGSERPKGWVPDMKDDAPEPVSP, from the exons ATGTCGGGCGGTGTTAAGAGAGATCGCGACGGCAATGCTCGTGTGAAGAATGCGGGCCCGCTGAAGCAGGCTGGGCCGAGGGGCAGGTTCCATGATATGTTTGAAGGGTTCcgtgatgagcttgatgagcaTCATGATCGACGGGAGAGGATTGTGAAGGCATCGCGAGATGTTACTGCTCAGAGTAAGAAGAT CATCTTTACCCTTCAGAG AGTCAAGCATCTCAACAAGGACTTCCCTCCTCACATCCAACAAGACATGGATACACGCCTCGAAGAAATCTCTAAACTCCTCAAAGGAATCGCACCAGATGTCCAAAATGTCAATCGCTATCGCTATACCTTTTCCCTCCGCTGTCTGGAAGAATTCGTCGAGGCTCTCTCTTTCGCACACTACCTCCGCCACCAAACCCTCATCACACCcacacaagcacaagctgCTATGCCCAGCGATATAGCCCTCACACCAAATGACTACATGTTCGGTATCTTCGATCTATTTGGTGAGATGATGCGCTTTGCGACTGTCACGACAGCTCAGAATGGTGAATtggctggtgatggaggACGAAATATCATGAGTGATATTCAAGAGCTTGGGTGTGAGTTTGAGATCCTACCTGATGTGCCGACGAAGGATTGGAGAGGTAAGATGGCTGTGATGAGGCAGAGTGTCAAAAAGGTTGAGAGGTTGGGGTATGGACTTGTAGTGAGAGGGAGTGAGAGGCCAAAGGGCTGGGTGCCGGATATGAAGGATGATGCTCCTGAGCCTGTGTCACCATGA
- a CDS encoding PIG-M-domain-containing protein: protein MPSITPFLRTTPLFTISLFLRLALLFYGLYQDTHSALKYTDIDYLVFTDASRFVAEGSSPYARDTYRYTPLLAWILLPTVRFSAFGKLVFAAADLLAGWLILRVLRRRGMDEATAGGFSALWLWNPMVATISTRGSSEGLLGVLTMGLLWAVERRRLSLAAIILGLSVHFKIYPFIYAPAIVWWMDDARLGKETKPSPAPSSYKEAVSNFFTPDRLKFGLLSLITFMILNLIMFSIYETPFLVHTYFHHVTRIDHRHNFSPYNVLLYLTSATPADAAPSFRIESFAFLPQLLLSCVLIPLAIAKRDLATSMMAQTFAFVTFNKVCTSQYFLWYMIFLPLYLPNSSFLRNPKLGISALLLWVVSQAAWLQQGYQLEFLGISTFFPGLWLASLGFFLVNCWILGFIISDGAARSTRSTIKFHVE from the exons ATGCCTTCAATAACCCCCTTCCTACGCACAACGCCACTCTTCACCatatctctcttcctccgcCTCGCTCTTCTCTTCTACGGCCTCTACCAAGATACCCATTCAGCCCTGAAGTACACAGATATCGACTATCTTGTCTTTACCGACGCTTCCCGCTTTGTCGCTGAAGGCTCATCACCATATGCTCGCGACACATATCGTTACACGCCTCTGCTCGCCTGGATACTCCTACCAACCGTCCGATTCTCCGCTTTTGGAAAGCTAGTCTTTGCTGCGGCTGATCTTTTGGCGGGATGGCTTATTCTGCGCGTGCTTAGACGGAGGGGTATGGATGAAGCTACGGCTGGAGGCTTTTCCGCGCTGTGGTTATGGAACCCTATGGTAGCTACTATCAGCACCCGTGGAAGCTCGGAAGGCCTCTTGGGTGTGTTGACGATGGGTTTATTATGGGCTGTTGAGAGACGAAGACTCAGTCTTGCTGCGATCATTCTCGGGCTATCGGTTCACTTCAAGATATACCCCTTCATCTATGCACCAGCTATTGTATGGTGGATGGACGATGCTCGTTTAGGGAAAGAGACAAAAccttctcctgctccttcATCATACAAGGAAGCAGTCTCAAACTTCTTCACGCCGGATCGCCTCAAGTTTGGACTTCTCAGTCTTATAACGTTCATGattctcaatctcatcatgTTCTCCAT TTACGAGACTCCTTTCCTTGTTCATACTTATTTTCACCATGTCACAAGGATCGATCACCGTCACAACTTCTCGCCTTACAATGTCCTGCTGTATCTCACCTCTGCCACTCCCGCTGATGCTGCGCCTTCATTCCGTATCGAGTCGTTCGCTTTCCtccctcaacttcttctaTCTTGTGTTCTTATTCCTCTCGCTATCGCCAAGCGCGATCTTGCAACATCCATGATGGCTCAGACCTTTGCCTTTGTTACGTTTAACAAAGTCTGTACCTCCCAA TACTTCCTTTGGTACATGATCTTTCTACCACTTTATCTGCCAAACTCATCTTTTCTCCGTAACCCTAAGCTGGGCATCTCAGCTCTGTTGCTCTGGGTAGTCTCCCAAGCTGCCTGGTTGCAACAAGGTTACCAGCTCGAGTTTCTCGGCATCAGTACCTTCTTCCCAGGCCTTTGGTTGGCCTCgctcggcttcttcttggttAACTGCTGGATTCTGGGTTTCATCATCAGTGACGGTGCTGCTCGGTCAACACGATCGACCATTAAGTTCCACGTCGAATAA